Proteins encoded by one window of Pirellulales bacterium:
- a CDS encoding ATP-binding cassette domain-containing protein yields MISTAPPTATRPLLEVTDLRVHFPFRRGPFFRRRTGVIRAVDGVSFRVEPGQTLGLVGESGCGKSTTARAILNLGRPTSGTVVLDGHSITGLGDGAMLPHRRVAQMIFQDPFASLNPRMTVGRTIAEPMEIFRLYDRRRRELEVLRLMDLVGLNPRFLNRYPHEFSGGQRQRIGIARALAVEPRLILCDEPVSALDVSIQAQVINLLVDLQRRLNLAYVFIAHDLAVVRHISDRVAVMYLGRIVEVADADELYRNPRHPYTQALLSAVPIPDPAIERRRSRIVLRGEVPSPDRHYPGCPFADRCPIAETRCTVTPPPLEGTSHQVACFKAS; encoded by the coding sequence ATGATTAGCACCGCCCCGCCCACGGCCACACGCCCGCTGTTGGAGGTCACCGACCTGCGGGTTCATTTCCCGTTCCGCCGGGGCCCGTTCTTCCGGCGCCGCACGGGAGTGATTCGCGCAGTCGACGGCGTGTCGTTTCGCGTCGAGCCGGGCCAGACCTTGGGCCTCGTCGGCGAATCCGGTTGCGGCAAATCGACCACGGCCCGGGCCATTTTGAACCTCGGGCGGCCGACCTCCGGCACTGTCGTGCTCGACGGCCACTCGATCACGGGTCTGGGCGACGGTGCCATGCTGCCCCATCGTCGCGTGGCCCAGATGATCTTTCAGGACCCGTTTGCTTCGCTCAACCCGCGAATGACCGTCGGCCGCACGATTGCCGAGCCGATGGAGATTTTTCGACTCTATGATCGCCGGCGCCGCGAGCTGGAAGTCTTGCGATTGATGGATCTCGTGGGGCTGAACCCGCGGTTTCTGAATCGCTACCCGCACGAGTTTTCCGGCGGACAGCGGCAGCGGATCGGAATCGCCCGGGCCCTGGCCGTCGAGCCGCGGCTGATCCTGTGCGATGAACCGGTCTCGGCGCTCGACGTCTCGATCCAGGCCCAGGTGATCAACCTGCTCGTCGATCTGCAGCGACGACTGAACCTGGCCTACGTGTTCATCGCACACGACCTGGCCGTGGTACGGCACATCTCCGATCGCGTGGCAGTGATGTACCTGGGGCGGATCGTCGAAGTGGCCGACGCCGACGAGCTCTATCGCAACCCACGGCACCCCTATACGCAGGCCCTGTTGTCGGCCGTGCCGATTCCCGATCCGGCCATCGAGCGGCGCCGTTCGCGGATCGTGCTGCGGGGCGAAGTGCCGTCGCCCGATCGTCACTACCCCGGTTGCCCTTTTGCCGACCGCTGCCCGATCGCCGAAACGCGCTGC
- a CDS encoding ABC transporter ATP-binding protein — translation MPPLLEVENLQVEFQTDDGQVRAVDGVSFAIEPGETLGIVGESGSGKSVTNLALLGLIPQPPGRVQGAARFQGRDLLSLAPRELAAVRGRRIAMVFQDPMTSLNPFLSVADQLTEITERHLGHSRRQALAHAIEMLERVGIPAASTRVHDYPHQFSGGMRQRVMIAMALACGPDLLIADEPTTALDVTIQAQILELMKALQQERGTAIILITHDLGVIANVCQRVNVMYAGRFVEEASVDELFTRPRHPYTLGLLNSVPRLDQLGRDDLQPIVGQPPDLAHLPAGCAFRPRCPFAIETCATIVPQLVASPNGSRFACHVDITAPTAAGATHD, via the coding sequence ATGCCACCGCTGCTCGAAGTCGAAAACCTGCAGGTGGAGTTTCAGACCGACGACGGCCAGGTGCGCGCCGTCGACGGAGTCTCCTTTGCCATCGAGCCCGGCGAAACGCTGGGTATCGTCGGCGAGTCCGGATCGGGCAAGTCGGTGACCAACCTCGCGCTGCTGGGGCTGATTCCGCAGCCGCCCGGCCGGGTACAGGGCGCCGCGCGTTTTCAGGGGCGCGACTTGCTCAGCCTGGCGCCGCGCGAGCTTGCCGCCGTCCGCGGACGGCGAATCGCCATGGTCTTTCAAGACCCGATGACGTCGCTCAATCCGTTTCTCAGCGTCGCCGACCAGTTGACCGAAATCACCGAGCGCCACCTCGGACACTCGCGCCGCCAGGCCCTGGCCCACGCGATCGAAATGCTTGAACGGGTCGGCATTCCCGCCGCATCCACCCGCGTGCACGACTATCCGCACCAGTTTTCCGGTGGCATGCGTCAACGCGTGATGATCGCCATGGCGCTGGCCTGCGGGCCCGACCTGCTGATCGCCGACGAGCCGACCACCGCGCTCGATGTCACCATCCAGGCGCAAATCCTCGAATTGATGAAGGCTCTACAGCAAGAGCGCGGCACCGCCATCATCCTCATCACGCACGACCTGGGCGTGATCGCGAATGTCTGCCAGCGCGTCAACGTGATGTACGCGGGCCGCTTCGTCGAGGAAGCCAGCGTCGACGAGCTGTTCACGCGCCCACGACATCCATACACGCTGGGGTTGCTCAACTCGGTACCCCGGCTCGATCAACTCGGCCGCGACGATCTGCAACCAATCGTCGGCCAACCGCCCGATCTGGCCCATCTGCCGGCGGGCTGCGCATTCCGGCCGCGCTGCCCGTTTGCAATCGAGACGTGCGCCACGATCGTGCCGCAACTCGTCGCGAGCCCCAACGGCAGCCGTTTTGCCTGCCACGTCGATATCACGGCGCCCACTGCCGCGGGAGCAACGCATGATTAG
- a CDS encoding ABC transporter permease — protein MPASPPRSGAAEHDLARYERLLAEAEAIRGVSLGQDAWRRLRRNRVAMLSLAILAIVSLLALITPALPLQSPRATDTARAFAPPTLAPAAGDRLPMFHVPADLEPAESQRRYDAAVDLYFGDLGPLSRALLATRLAVFGTRCLPSICGTDELGRDLLARVLWGARVSLAVGLVATLVSLIIGVTYGAISGYFGGRTDNVMMRVVDIFYSIPFIFLVIFIITILSTEQTQQRLATWGFDRMAVFFFVVGAFYWLTMARVVRGQVISLRNEQFVEAARTIGAGRARIIFRHLVPNLLSVIIVYLTLTIPRVMLFEAMLSFLGLGVQSPDVSWGALANEGIRVITAVKIYWWLVLFPGMALALTLFALNFLGDGLRDALDPRLKNR, from the coding sequence CTGCCTGCTTCACCCCCGCGATCCGGCGCCGCCGAGCACGACCTGGCCCGGTACGAGCGTTTGCTCGCCGAGGCCGAGGCGATTCGCGGCGTCTCCTTGGGCCAAGACGCCTGGCGCCGCCTGCGGCGCAATCGCGTCGCCATGCTGTCGCTGGCCATCTTGGCGATCGTCTCGCTGCTGGCCTTGATCACGCCCGCGCTGCCGCTGCAATCGCCACGGGCCACGGATACGGCGCGGGCCTTTGCACCGCCGACGCTCGCGCCTGCCGCCGGCGACCGGCTGCCGATGTTCCACGTGCCCGCCGATCTCGAACCGGCCGAGTCGCAGCGCAGGTACGACGCCGCGGTCGATCTCTATTTCGGCGATCTCGGCCCGCTGAGCCGCGCGCTCCTGGCGACGCGCCTGGCCGTGTTCGGCACGCGCTGCCTGCCGTCGATCTGCGGGACCGACGAACTGGGCCGCGACCTGTTGGCCCGCGTGCTGTGGGGCGCGCGAGTCTCGCTGGCCGTGGGCCTCGTTGCCACGTTGGTTTCGCTCATCATCGGCGTGACCTACGGCGCGATCTCCGGCTACTTCGGCGGCCGGACCGACAACGTCATGATGCGCGTGGTCGACATCTTCTACTCGATCCCCTTCATCTTCCTGGTGATCTTCATCATCACGATCCTCAGCACCGAACAAACGCAACAGCGCCTGGCCACCTGGGGCTTCGACCGCATGGCGGTGTTCTTCTTCGTGGTCGGCGCGTTCTACTGGCTCACGATGGCCCGCGTAGTCCGCGGCCAGGTGATCTCGTTGCGCAACGAGCAATTCGTCGAGGCGGCCCGCACGATCGGTGCCGGCCGTGCAAGGATCATCTTCCGGCACCTGGTGCCCAATCTGCTCAGCGTGATCATCGTCTACCTGACGCTGACGATTCCCCGCGTCATGCTCTTCGAGGCCATGCTGTCGTTCCTCGGGCTGGGCGTCCAATCGCCGGACGTGAGCTGGGGGGCCCTGGCCAACGAGGGCATCCGCGTCATCACGGCCGTGAAGATCTATTGGTGGCTCGTGCTGTTTCCCGGCATGGCCCTGGCCCTGACGTTGTTTGCCCTGAATTTCCTGGGCGACGGGCTGCGCGATGCCCTCGACCCGCGATTGAAGAACCGCTGA
- a CDS encoding ABC transporter permease — protein sequence MMAFLLRRALWLVLTLWIVFTISFFLMRAVPGGPLDAERQLEPEIRANIEARYHLDEPLARQYLRELANVVRGDLGYSYKMADFSVNEIIGQGFPISASLGIVALSFALVLGLSVGIISAVRRQGWIDVSLRTLATIGIAVPDFVLASVAIILLVFVWPLFPAAGWGEFRHLILPGCCLGAPYAAYIARLTRTGMLDVLNQDYIRTAYAKGLLPRTVIFRHALKGALLPVVSFLGPAIAGILTGSLVVEQIFAIPGLGIHFVQSATQRDYTLAMGLVLLYTALLCLMNLLVDVAYTLLDPRVKLE from the coding sequence ATGATGGCCTTCCTCCTGCGCCGCGCGTTGTGGCTCGTGTTGACGCTGTGGATCGTGTTTACGATCTCGTTCTTCCTGATGCGCGCCGTGCCGGGCGGACCGCTTGACGCCGAGCGCCAGCTCGAACCCGAGATCAGGGCCAATATCGAGGCCCGTTACCATCTCGACGAACCGCTTGCGCGGCAATATCTCCGCGAGCTGGCAAACGTCGTGCGCGGGGACTTGGGCTACAGCTACAAAATGGCCGACTTCAGCGTCAACGAAATCATCGGCCAGGGATTTCCCATTTCCGCCTCGCTGGGCATCGTGGCGCTGTCGTTCGCGCTGGTGCTGGGTCTGAGCGTGGGCATCATCTCGGCGGTGCGCCGCCAAGGCTGGATCGACGTGTCGCTGCGGACGCTGGCCACGATCGGCATCGCCGTGCCCGACTTCGTTCTGGCGAGCGTGGCGATCATTCTGCTGGTGTTTGTCTGGCCGTTGTTTCCGGCGGCGGGCTGGGGCGAGTTTCGCCATTTGATCCTGCCCGGCTGCTGCCTGGGCGCACCCTACGCGGCCTACATCGCCCGGCTGACGCGAACCGGCATGCTCGACGTGCTCAACCAGGACTACATTCGCACGGCCTATGCCAAGGGGCTCTTACCGCGCACGGTGATCTTTCGCCACGCGCTCAAGGGCGCGCTGCTGCCGGTCGTGTCGTTCCTCGGTCCGGCGATCGCCGGTATTCTCACTGGCTCGCTCGTTGTCGAGCAGATCTTCGCGATCCCGGGGCTCGGCATTCATTTCGTGCAATCGGCCACGCAGCGCGACTACACCCTGGCAATGGGGCTCGTGTTGCTCTATACGGCGCTGCTCTGCCTGATGAACCTGCTGGTCGACGTGGCCTACACGCTGCTCGATCCGCGCGTGAAGCTGGAGTAG
- a CDS encoding peptide ABC transporter substrate-binding protein translates to MGRALVPTAAAAMLAGAMLWAVSFATLPQADFTFCNETEIKTVDPAIVTGQPEGRIVSSLYEGLTRWDPKDLHPIPGVAERWEISPDQLTYRFYLRNDALWSDGTPVTADDFVWSFRRFLHPGTGAEYAYQLWYVKRGRDFSTSQLAPGDPVEIELLEQPAGALPHAAGRLLHGKLLSIESPAPPAGDDAASAPATYRVEIEGAERRFRKGGGAGTEDCRWVLLDFDAVGIHAEGPRVVRIELEHPTPYFLSLMGFYPLSPLNRRCIETHGYPAWTKPGNLVNNGPYLLEFRRIRDRIRLVKNPHYWNRDEVHFRTVDALAVTSAATAVNLYLTGEADWVPQVPTTIVPELLRQKRPDFNPQPYLGIYYYRVNTTRAPLNDVRVRRALALAINRRAVVDTVTRAGQIPAYSFVPPGIAGYTQAECPHENLDESRRLLAEAGFPDGRGFPPTFEILFNDLESHKAIAELIQDQWKRELGIGVRAQKLEWAAYLARTRQLDYWVSRAAWIGDYPDPNTFLDMFVTDGPNNQTGWSNAEYDRLLALAATQADPAERMATLHAAERILMDELPVLPVYYYVTIHIVRPYLRGFFENVQDVHPLVGMWIDPEARAKYWQEHSIR, encoded by the coding sequence ATGGGTCGAGCGTTGGTCCCCACGGCGGCAGCCGCCATGCTGGCAGGGGCCATGCTCTGGGCCGTCAGTTTCGCCACGCTCCCCCAGGCGGATTTCACCTTCTGTAACGAAACCGAGATCAAGACCGTCGATCCGGCCATCGTCACGGGCCAGCCCGAGGGCCGCATCGTCTCGAGCCTGTACGAAGGGCTGACGCGCTGGGATCCGAAAGACCTGCACCCGATCCCGGGGGTCGCCGAGCGCTGGGAGATCTCGCCGGACCAGCTCACCTACCGGTTCTACCTGCGCAACGACGCACTTTGGTCCGATGGCACGCCCGTGACGGCCGACGATTTTGTCTGGTCGTTTCGCCGCTTTCTGCATCCGGGCACCGGCGCCGAATACGCCTATCAATTGTGGTACGTGAAGCGCGGGCGCGACTTCAGCACCTCGCAGCTAGCACCCGGCGACCCGGTCGAGATCGAGCTGCTGGAGCAACCCGCGGGTGCGCTGCCTCATGCGGCAGGCCGGTTGTTGCACGGCAAGCTGCTGTCGATCGAATCGCCCGCGCCGCCGGCCGGGGACGATGCGGCATCGGCGCCGGCGACCTATCGCGTCGAGATCGAGGGCGCAGAGCGCCGTTTTCGAAAAGGGGGCGGCGCCGGTACTGAAGATTGTCGCTGGGTGCTACTCGACTTTGATGCCGTGGGCATCCATGCCGAGGGTCCGCGCGTCGTGCGGATCGAGCTCGAGCACCCGACGCCGTACTTTCTCAGCCTGATGGGCTTCTACCCGCTGTCGCCCCTCAATCGGCGCTGCATCGAAACTCATGGCTACCCGGCATGGACCAAGCCGGGCAATCTCGTGAACAACGGGCCCTATTTGCTGGAATTTCGCCGGATTCGGGACCGGATTCGGCTGGTCAAGAATCCGCACTATTGGAACCGCGACGAAGTCCACTTTCGCACGGTGGACGCGCTGGCCGTCACCTCGGCGGCCACGGCCGTCAATCTCTATCTCACCGGCGAAGCCGATTGGGTGCCACAGGTGCCGACCACGATCGTGCCCGAGTTGCTCCGGCAGAAACGGCCCGACTTCAATCCGCAACCCTACCTGGGTATCTATTACTACCGCGTGAACACGACCCGGGCCCCGCTCAACGACGTCCGTGTGCGGCGAGCGCTGGCCCTGGCGATCAATCGCCGCGCGGTGGTCGATACCGTGACCCGCGCGGGCCAGATCCCCGCGTACAGCTTTGTTCCGCCGGGCATCGCCGGCTACACGCAGGCCGAGTGCCCGCACGAAAACCTCGACGAGTCCCGACGCCTGCTGGCCGAGGCCGGCTTTCCCGACGGGCGCGGATTTCCGCCGACCTTCGAGATCTTGTTCAACGATCTCGAGTCGCACAAAGCCATTGCCGAGTTGATCCAGGACCAGTGGAAGCGCGAGCTGGGCATCGGCGTGCGCGCCCAGAAGCTCGAATGGGCCGCGTACCTGGCCCGTACCAGGCAGCTCGACTACTGGGTCTCGCGCGCCGCCTGGATTGGCGATTACCCCGATCCGAACACGTTTCTCGATATGTTCGTCACTGACGGCCCCAACAACCAGACCGGCTGGAGCAATGCGGAATACGACCGGCTGCTGGCCCTGGCCGCGACCCAAGCCGATCCGGCGGAGCGGATGGCCACGTTGCATGCCGCCGAGCGCATCTTGATGGACGAGCTGCCCGTGCTGCCCGTCTATTACTACGTCACCATCCACATTGTGCGCCCCTACCTGCGCGGCTTTTTCGAGAACGTGCAGGACGTGCATCCGCTCGTGGGCATGTGGATCGATCCCGAGGCGCGGGCCAAATATTGGCAGGAGCACTCCATCCGATGA
- a CDS encoding metalloregulator ArsR/SmtB family transcription factor, which produces MITKLEVVDAPEVDITPVAEPAVKDLVTVFKLLSDETRLRIVILLSNVREMHVRALCELLRQSQPAVSHHLALLRVAGLIECRREGKHNFYRVVRQRIPSLLDAVFAQVPAAHRSIRFADYVLSYRPEAVAELV; this is translated from the coding sequence ATGATTACAAAGCTCGAGGTGGTCGACGCTCCCGAAGTCGACATCACGCCCGTCGCCGAACCCGCGGTCAAAGACCTGGTGACGGTGTTCAAGCTTTTGTCGGATGAAACGCGGCTGCGCATCGTGATCCTGTTGTCGAACGTGCGTGAGATGCACGTCCGCGCCTTGTGCGAGCTGTTGCGGCAAAGCCAGCCGGCAGTGAGCCATCACCTGGCACTGTTGCGCGTGGCCGGGCTGATCGAGTGCCGGCGCGAGGGCAAACACAACTTTTACCGCGTCGTGCGGCAACGGATTCCGTCGCTCCTCGATGCCGTGTTCGCACAGGTTCCGGCAGCGCACCGCTCGATCCGCTTTGCAGACTACGTGCTGTCGTATCGGCCCGAGGCCGTGGCCGAGTTGGTCTAG
- a CDS encoding RNA methyltransferase: MSAQDDDGPLQARHKPPSNLERPRELVIACAPLRSNVNLSRILRTAGCCGVERVIACGAVKVVDKIARDAATTVHVEVHRTLLPQLARLRADGFRLAALEQAENSVSLHHYAFERRTALILGNEREGLDADVLRQVHDIVEIPVYGLPYAYNVATAAAMAMYEYCRQFPRG; encoded by the coding sequence GTGAGCGCGCAAGACGACGACGGTCCGCTCCAAGCACGCCACAAACCGCCGAGCAATTTGGAGCGGCCGCGCGAGTTGGTCATCGCCTGTGCGCCGTTGCGGAGCAACGTCAATCTTTCGCGCATCCTGCGCACCGCGGGCTGTTGTGGCGTCGAACGGGTGATTGCCTGCGGCGCGGTCAAAGTGGTCGACAAGATTGCTCGCGACGCGGCCACGACCGTCCATGTCGAAGTGCACCGCACTTTGTTGCCGCAGCTCGCGCGGCTGCGGGCCGATGGCTTCCGGTTGGCCGCCTTGGAGCAGGCCGAAAACTCGGTGAGCCTGCACCACTACGCGTTCGAGCGCCGCACGGCCCTGATCCTGGGTAACGAGCGGGAAGGCCTCGACGCGGATGTGTTGCGCCAGGTGCACGACATCGTCGAGATTCCCGTTTACGGGCTGCCCTATGCTTATAACGTGGCCACGGCCGCGGCGATGGCGATGTACGAGTATTGCCGGCAGTTCCCACGGGGTTGA
- a CDS encoding adenylosuccinate synthase, translated as MPGTCVIGLQWGDEAKGKIVDLLTEQHELVVRYQGGSNAGHTVVTGGQTYKLSLIPSGILNARVQCVITGGVVLNPESLLGEIDGLTGRGVEVGANLLISDRAHVVFPWHVQEEVLVNRPGANGESIGTTRRGIGPCYRDKVGRSHAVRLGDLYRRGFEERVEQIVADKNAMLGALAGPGEFTPLAAADIVREYRGYADRLRPHVIDTTEFLLTQLEHGRKVLFEGAQGALLDIDHGTFPFVTSSNSSGVGISSGAGVPGRYLNRIIGVVKAYSTRVGGGPFPTEQDNATGQHLRDRGNEYGTVTRRPRRCGWFDAVAARYTARLSGVDCLAVMLLDVLSELPELRICTAYEIDGQRVTAFPSHVNELRQAKPVYETVPGWQRDISGLRHLADLPREARAYLDRLAEILGRPVEIVSVGPDREQTIVANGTYSTLLETA; from the coding sequence GTGCCTGGTACCTGTGTGATCGGTTTGCAATGGGGTGACGAAGCCAAGGGCAAGATCGTCGACCTGCTCACCGAGCAGCACGAGCTGGTCGTCCGCTACCAGGGCGGATCGAACGCCGGGCATACCGTCGTCACCGGCGGTCAGACCTACAAGCTCTCGCTGATCCCCAGCGGCATTCTCAATGCCCGCGTCCAGTGCGTCATCACGGGGGGCGTGGTTCTGAACCCCGAGAGCCTGCTCGGCGAAATCGATGGTCTTACGGGCCGCGGCGTCGAAGTCGGCGCGAACCTGCTGATCAGCGATCGGGCCCACGTGGTGTTTCCCTGGCACGTGCAGGAAGAGGTGCTGGTCAATCGTCCGGGCGCCAATGGCGAATCGATCGGCACGACGCGGCGGGGCATCGGGCCGTGTTATCGCGACAAGGTCGGCCGCTCGCATGCGGTGCGGTTGGGCGATCTGTATCGCCGCGGGTTTGAAGAACGAGTCGAACAGATCGTCGCCGACAAGAACGCCATGCTTGGCGCCTTGGCAGGCCCCGGCGAGTTTACGCCGCTCGCGGCGGCCGACATCGTGCGCGAATATCGCGGCTATGCCGATCGCTTGCGTCCGCACGTGATCGACACGACCGAGTTTCTGCTCACCCAGCTGGAACACGGTCGCAAGGTGTTGTTCGAAGGCGCCCAAGGCGCCTTACTCGACATCGATCATGGCACCTTCCCGTTCGTCACCTCGAGCAACAGCTCGGGCGTAGGCATCAGCAGCGGAGCCGGCGTGCCGGGACGCTATCTCAACCGGATCATCGGCGTGGTCAAGGCCTACTCGACGCGCGTGGGCGGAGGGCCATTCCCGACCGAGCAGGACAACGCGACCGGCCAGCATCTGCGCGATCGCGGCAACGAATATGGCACCGTTACTCGCCGGCCGCGGCGGTGCGGCTGGTTCGACGCCGTGGCCGCGCGCTACACGGCGCGACTCAGCGGCGTCGATTGCCTGGCCGTGATGCTGCTCGACGTGCTGAGCGAACTGCCCGAGCTGCGGATTTGCACCGCGTACGAGATTGACGGCCAGCGAGTGACCGCGTTTCCGAGTCACGTCAACGAACTCCGCCAGGCGAAGCCCGTCTACGAAACGGTGCCCGGCTGGCAGCGCGATATCAGCGGTCTGCGCCATCTGGCGGATTTGCCGCGCGAGGCGCGGGCCTATCTCGACCGCCTCGCGGAGATTCTGGGACGGCCCGTCGAAATCGTCTCGGTCGGGCCCGATCGCGAGCAAACGATCGTGGCCAACGGCACTTATTCGACGCTGTTGGAAACTGCCTGA
- a CDS encoding isoprenyl transferase, with product MVAGEDTATPSAERPRHVAITMDGNGRWAQGRGLPRVEGHRAGVASVRAITEHAARLGLEQLTLYCFSTENWRRPQPEVDALMHLLEQYLIEERSTLTKQNVKLSVIGQREGLPARVLDEMDRTLELSAGHTGLRLCLAINYGSRQELVDAACRLARRVVSGELSIDDIDEATLASALYTAGMSDPDLLIRTAGEMRISNFLLWQISYSEIWVTPKCWPDFREADFDQAIGDYAQRRRTYGGLHDA from the coding sequence ATGGTTGCAGGCGAGGACACCGCAACACCGTCGGCCGAACGTCCCCGGCACGTCGCCATCACCATGGACGGCAACGGCCGGTGGGCGCAAGGTCGCGGACTGCCGCGCGTCGAAGGACATCGCGCGGGCGTGGCCAGCGTGCGGGCCATCACCGAGCACGCCGCGCGGCTGGGACTCGAACAGCTCACGCTCTACTGTTTTTCGACCGAGAATTGGCGCCGGCCTCAGCCCGAGGTCGATGCGCTCATGCATCTGCTGGAGCAGTACCTGATCGAAGAGCGATCGACGCTGACAAAGCAAAACGTCAAGCTCTCGGTGATCGGCCAACGCGAAGGTTTGCCGGCGCGCGTGTTGGACGAGATGGATCGCACGCTTGAGCTGAGCGCGGGCCACACGGGCCTGCGACTGTGCCTGGCCATCAACTACGGATCACGGCAAGAGCTGGTCGATGCGGCCTGTCGCTTGGCGCGGCGCGTGGTAAGCGGCGAGCTGAGCATCGACGACATCGATGAGGCCACGCTGGCCAGCGCGTTGTATACGGCCGGCATGTCGGACCCCGATCTGTTGATCCGGACGGCCGGCGAGATGCGGATCAGCAATTTCCTGCTCTGGCAAATTAGCTACTCGGAGATCTGGGTGACGCCCAAGTGCTGGCCAGATTTCCGCGAGGCCGATTTCGATCAGGCCATCGGCGACTATGCCCAGCGGCGCCGAACCTATGGCGGTCTGCACGATGCCTAG
- a CDS encoding phosphatidate cytidylyltransferase, with product MLRWRLLLGFMFVAGLAALCWLDARSTWPGAWLMPLGIVVALLAAGETVQLVAARHAAPRVALVYLGAPLVLASAWGQVFWPDTLLGPLGWSAAVLALIVVAALAYEVVCFDGCGQAVPRVASTLFAVLYSGYLLSFLAQLRLVRPGTMGVVALASVVIVVKLGDIGAYTFGRLFGRHKLAPKLSPGKTIEGLAGGLVCCCLGAWLALGPLVQATGPPGIAWGIGRWLPFGLVVGAAGVIGDLAESMLKREAGKKDSSNWMPGFGGVLDVLDSILYAAPVAWLFWVFGPAG from the coding sequence ATGCTCCGCTGGCGACTGCTGCTGGGTTTCATGTTCGTAGCGGGCCTTGCCGCGCTTTGTTGGCTCGATGCCCGCAGCACCTGGCCCGGAGCGTGGCTGATGCCCCTGGGCATCGTCGTGGCATTGCTGGCGGCGGGCGAGACGGTCCAATTGGTCGCCGCGCGGCATGCGGCGCCCCGCGTGGCACTCGTGTACCTGGGCGCACCGTTGGTGTTGGCGAGCGCGTGGGGCCAGGTATTTTGGCCCGACACGTTGCTGGGCCCTTTGGGGTGGTCGGCGGCGGTCCTGGCCCTCATCGTCGTTGCTGCGCTGGCGTACGAGGTGGTGTGCTTCGACGGGTGTGGGCAGGCAGTTCCCCGCGTCGCGAGCACCTTGTTCGCGGTGCTCTACTCGGGCTATTTGCTGAGCTTTCTCGCGCAACTGCGGCTGGTGCGGCCGGGGACCATGGGGGTCGTGGCCCTCGCTTCGGTCGTGATCGTGGTCAAACTCGGAGACATCGGGGCCTATACGTTTGGACGACTCTTCGGCCGGCACAAGCTCGCGCCGAAATTGAGCCCAGGCAAGACGATCGAAGGGCTGGCCGGCGGATTGGTTTGCTGTTGCCTGGGGGCCTGGCTCGCCTTGGGCCCGCTGGTCCAGGCGACCGGGCCGCCGGGAATCGCCTGGGGAATCGGGCGGTGGCTGCCGTTCGGGTTGGTTGTCGGGGCCGCCGGCGTGATCGGTGACCTGGCCGAGTCGATGCTCAAGCGCGAGGCCGGCAAAAAAGACTCGAGCAATTGGATGCCGGGTTTCGGCGGCGTGCTCGACGTGCTCGACTCGATCCTCTATGCCGCGCCCGTGGCATGGCTTTTCTGGGTGTTTGGCCCGGCGGGATAG
- a CDS encoding PhoH family protein, with amino-acid sequence MVESTISVVDSKALLPLFGARDQHLRKVRDALAVRIFTQGDTIHVEGEGPAVAQATQVLTEMQKHVQRYGNIDPDEVNRMLALAQGDPAVVDQPPLEATSGGRRVAPRTPGQAEYLARIVDHEVVFCVGPAGTGKTYLAVAAAVSALRQERIRKIVLVRPAVEAGESLGYLPGTMHEKINPYLRPLLDALREMMDYDLIKRYMDQDVIEVIPLAYMRGRTLNDSFIILDEAQNATVGQMKMFLTRMGRGSRMVISGDTTQIDLPQKSLSGLNDAIRRLQNIHGIACVFLSGADIVRHRLVTEIVRAYEDDDPPTRPKRGR; translated from the coding sequence ATGGTTGAATCAACCATCTCGGTGGTCGACTCGAAAGCGCTGCTACCGCTGTTCGGCGCCAGAGACCAACACCTGCGAAAAGTTCGCGACGCGCTCGCGGTGCGCATTTTCACCCAAGGCGACACGATTCACGTCGAGGGCGAAGGGCCCGCCGTGGCCCAGGCGACGCAAGTGCTGACCGAGATGCAGAAGCACGTCCAGCGGTACGGAAACATCGATCCCGACGAGGTCAACCGGATGTTGGCCCTCGCCCAGGGAGACCCGGCCGTCGTCGATCAGCCGCCGCTCGAAGCGACCAGCGGCGGGCGGCGCGTAGCCCCGCGCACCCCGGGGCAGGCCGAGTACCTGGCCCGGATTGTCGATCACGAGGTCGTGTTTTGCGTCGGTCCCGCGGGCACCGGCAAGACCTATCTGGCCGTGGCGGCGGCCGTCTCGGCGCTGCGGCAGGAGCGGATTCGCAAGATCGTGCTCGTGCGTCCAGCAGTCGAGGCGGGAGAAAGCCTGGGCTATCTGCCGGGCACGATGCACGAAAAGATCAACCCGTATCTGCGGCCGTTGCTCGACGCGCTGCGGGAGATGATGGATTACGACCTGATCAAGCGCTACATGGATCAGGACGTGATCGAGGTGATTCCGCTCGCCTACATGCGCGGGCGGACGCTCAACGACTCGTTCATCATTCTCGACGAGGCGCAAAACGCCACCGTCGGGCAAATGAAGATGTTTCTGACCCGCATGGGGCGCGGCTCGCGGATGGTGATCTCGGGCGATACGACGCAGATCGACCTGCCGCAGAAGTCGCTCAGCGGGCTGAACGACGCGATCCGCCGGCTGCAGAACATCCACGGGATCGCCTGTGTTTTCTTGAGCGGGGCCGACATCGTGCGGCACCGCCTGGTGACGGAGATCGTACGGGCCTACGAAGACGACGATCCTCCCACGCGGCCAAAACGAGGGCGCTAA